One Bradyrhizobium sp. CCGB12 genomic window carries:
- a CDS encoding methyl-accepting chemotaxis protein, protein MKIRLSLSSAIIAFGIVLAIGFTAVVSTSLYALKELKVGGPLYSDIKLGNDLIADILPPPEYVIEAYLEATLAMREPDQLAAHGERLVQLRKDYDERKAFWIASSLSSDLKTALVSKSDTEVQKFWKASDQLLPALKAKDAAASERAYAQLKDAYTAHRAIIDSIVENANKQNAAIEKMAADRDSSMLFILLGVSAAVLAFIAAGLLGVALGVVRPIVRMTDTMQKLATGDLAADIPFAHRQDEVGSMAGALVVFKQAAVENSRLREEQLRQEQEAALAKRGALHQMAETVERETGRSVDTASAATHGVERAATSLSEIASSLSAQSQAVAAASTQALGSSQTVSAAAEELSASIREIASQVARTSTVTKSAVAGREQARSTIQALAGSVRKIAEVSDLIGGIAGQTNLLALNATIEAARAGEAGRGFAVVAAEVKSLSDQTAKSTEEIARLIAEIQTSTQAAVDAVETMGGHIVEIDGVATSVAAAMEEQDAATREITRSISESAFAAQEVSAKIGNVSRDAASVNERAAEVRQAIAGMSANLEQLRSVVVKTVRDSTAAA, encoded by the coding sequence ATGAAAATTCGTCTGTCGCTTTCCTCCGCGATCATTGCTTTCGGCATCGTTCTGGCCATCGGTTTCACGGCCGTGGTCTCCACCAGCCTGTATGCCTTGAAAGAGCTCAAGGTCGGCGGCCCGCTCTATTCCGACATCAAGCTCGGCAACGACCTCATCGCCGACATCCTGCCGCCGCCGGAATACGTCATCGAGGCCTATCTCGAGGCCACCCTCGCCATGCGCGAGCCGGACCAGCTTGCCGCCCATGGCGAGCGCCTGGTCCAGCTCCGCAAGGATTACGACGAGCGTAAGGCATTCTGGATCGCCTCCAGCCTCTCTTCCGACCTGAAGACCGCGCTGGTGTCGAAATCCGATACCGAGGTGCAGAAATTCTGGAAGGCGTCCGACCAGCTTCTGCCGGCCCTCAAGGCCAAGGACGCGGCTGCGTCCGAGCGCGCCTATGCGCAGCTCAAGGACGCCTATACCGCGCATCGCGCCATCATCGACAGCATCGTCGAGAACGCCAACAAGCAGAATGCCGCCATAGAGAAGATGGCGGCGGACCGCGACAGCTCGATGCTCTTTATCCTGCTCGGCGTCTCCGCCGCCGTCCTCGCCTTCATTGCGGCGGGGCTGCTCGGCGTTGCGCTCGGCGTCGTGCGCCCGATCGTGCGCATGACGGACACGATGCAGAAGCTCGCGACCGGCGATCTCGCCGCCGACATTCCTTTTGCGCATCGTCAGGACGAGGTCGGCTCGATGGCGGGTGCGCTTGTGGTATTCAAGCAGGCGGCGGTCGAGAACTCCCGTCTGCGCGAGGAGCAGTTGCGGCAGGAGCAGGAGGCCGCGCTCGCCAAGCGCGGCGCCCTGCACCAGATGGCGGAGACCGTCGAGCGCGAGACCGGCCGCTCGGTCGACACCGCGAGCGCGGCGACGCATGGCGTCGAGCGCGCCGCCACCAGCCTGTCCGAGATCGCAAGCTCGCTCTCCGCACAGTCGCAGGCGGTCGCCGCGGCCTCCACCCAGGCCCTCGGCAGCTCGCAGACCGTCTCGGCCGCGGCCGAAGAACTGAGCGCCTCGATCCGCGAGATCGCGAGCCAGGTCGCGCGGACCAGCACGGTCACCAAATCTGCGGTCGCCGGCCGCGAGCAGGCACGGTCGACCATCCAGGCGCTGGCCGGTTCGGTCCGGAAAATCGCCGAGGTCTCCGACCTCATCGGCGGCATCGCCGGCCAGACCAACCTCCTGGCGCTGAACGCCACGATCGAAGCGGCGCGCGCCGGCGAGGCCGGCCGCGGCTTCGCGGTGGTTGCCGCCGAGGTGAAATCCCTGTCCGACCAGACCGCAAAGTCCACCGAGGAGATCGCGCGGCTGATTGCCGAGATCCAGACCTCGACGCAGGCCGCGGTTGATGCCGTCGAGACCATGGGAGGACACATCGTCGAGATCGACGGCGTCGCGACCTCGGTCGCCGCCGCGATGGAAGAACAGGACGCCGCCACGCGGGAGATCACGCGGTCGATCTCCGAATCGGCGTTCGCGGCGCAGGAGGTCTCGGCCAAGATCGGCAATGTCAGCCGCGACGCCGCCTCCGTGAACGAACGCGCCGCGGAGGTCAGGCAGGCGATCGCCGGCATGTCGGCCAATCTCGAACAGCTGCGGTCGGTCGTGGTCAAGACCGTACGGGATTCGACAGCGGCGGCTTGA
- the pcaG gene encoding protocatechuate 3,4-dioxygenase subunit alpha produces MDNGITPSQTVGPFFKYGLTPNGEYAWNDAFTNSTLTPDVSGNRIRIEGRVFDGDGVTVPDCMLEIWQADAQGRFADPQDKRALPNASFRGFARCGTDKDGNYSFDTIKPGVVPDPDGKPQAPHILVGVFARGMLRHLYTRIYFSDETGNTTDPVLALVPADRRATLTAVCEAGKPVYRLDLRLQGDNETVFFDV; encoded by the coding sequence ATGGACAACGGTATCACCCCATCGCAGACGGTCGGTCCGTTCTTCAAATATGGCCTGACGCCGAACGGCGAATATGCCTGGAACGACGCGTTCACCAACTCGACGCTGACGCCCGACGTTTCCGGCAACCGTATCCGCATCGAGGGCCGCGTGTTCGACGGTGACGGCGTCACCGTGCCCGATTGCATGCTGGAGATCTGGCAGGCGGATGCGCAGGGCCGTTTCGCCGATCCGCAGGACAAGCGCGCGCTGCCCAATGCCAGCTTCCGCGGCTTCGCCCGATGCGGCACCGACAAGGACGGCAATTATTCCTTCGATACCATCAAGCCGGGCGTGGTGCCCGATCCCGACGGCAAGCCGCAGGCGCCGCACATCTTGGTCGGGGTGTTTGCCCGCGGCATGCTGCGGCATCTCTATACCCGCATCTACTTCAGCGACGAGACCGGCAACACGACCGATCCCGTGCTGGCGCTGGTGCCGGCTGACCGCCGCGCCACGCTGACCGCGGTGTGCGAGGCCGGCAAGCCGGTTTATCGTCTCGATCTGCGGCTCCAGGGCGACAACGAGACGGTGTTCTTCGACGTCTGA
- the pcaH gene encoding protocatechuate 3,4-dioxygenase subunit beta has protein sequence MTFIYPVDSNKAHPLPLSPEYKSSIKRAPNKALIPMRHTLSELTGPVYGHETVREGDADLTTQHSGEPIGERIIVHGHVRDEDGRGVPNSLVEIWQANACGRYVHVRDQHPAPLDPNFTGAGRTVSDAAGYYRFVSIKPGAYPWGNHHNAWRPAHIHLSVFGHSFVTRLVTQMYFPNDPLFPFDPIFNSVPDEKARARMVSSFDLENTQPEWALCYRFDIVLRGKNATPMENH, from the coding sequence ATGACATTCATCTATCCCGTCGACAGCAACAAGGCGCATCCGCTGCCGCTGTCGCCTGAGTACAAGAGCTCGATCAAGCGCGCGCCGAACAAGGCCTTGATCCCGATGCGCCATACGCTGTCGGAATTGACCGGCCCGGTCTACGGCCACGAGACCGTGCGCGAGGGCGATGCCGACCTCACCACCCAGCACAGTGGCGAGCCGATCGGGGAGCGCATCATCGTGCACGGCCATGTGCGCGATGAGGACGGCCGCGGCGTGCCGAACTCGCTGGTCGAGATCTGGCAGGCCAATGCCTGCGGTCGCTACGTGCACGTTCGCGACCAGCATCCCGCGCCGCTCGATCCGAATTTCACCGGCGCAGGGCGCACCGTCAGCGATGCCGCCGGCTACTACCGTTTCGTCAGCATCAAGCCCGGCGCCTATCCCTGGGGCAATCACCACAACGCCTGGCGTCCCGCGCATATCCACCTGTCGGTGTTCGGCCATTCCTTCGTCACGCGCCTCGTGACGCAGATGTATTTTCCGAACGACCCGCTGTTCCCGTTCGATCCGATCTTCAACTCGGTGCCGGACGAGAAGGCGCGGGCGCGCATGGTCTCGTCGTTCGACCTCGAGAACACCCAGCCCGAATGGGCGCTGTGCTACCGCTTTGACATCGTGCTGCGCGGCAAGAACGCCACGCCCATGGAGAACCACTAA
- a CDS encoding dioxygenase has translation MIIAREQDVTAAALAVMERTSDPRMRQIMISLVKHLHGFVRDVRLTEKEFRDATAVIAELGKLTTDTHNEVVLMAGSLGVSPLVCLLNNGDQGNTETDQSLLGPFWRLNSPLVANGGSIVRSETPGAPLFVKSRVVDKDGRPVAGAEVDVWHASPVGLYENQDPDQADMNLRGKLTTDADGRFAFRSVMMVGYPIPTDGVVGRLLKAQSRHPYRPAHLHALIFKPGFKVLISQVYDPNDPHIDSDVQFGVTRALIGNFVRHESPHPTASDVAAPWYSLDHTYRLEPGEAVLPRPPIK, from the coding sequence ATGATCATCGCGCGCGAGCAGGACGTCACGGCCGCGGCCTTGGCGGTGATGGAGCGGACCTCCGATCCGCGGATGCGCCAGATCATGATCTCGCTGGTCAAGCATCTGCATGGCTTCGTCCGCGACGTCCGACTGACCGAGAAGGAATTCCGCGACGCCACGGCTGTGATCGCCGAGCTCGGCAAGCTGACGACCGACACGCATAACGAAGTCGTGCTGATGGCCGGCTCGCTCGGCGTCTCGCCGCTGGTGTGCCTGCTCAACAATGGCGATCAAGGCAATACGGAGACCGATCAATCGCTGCTCGGACCGTTCTGGCGATTGAACTCGCCGCTTGTGGCGAATGGCGGATCGATTGTCCGTTCGGAAACGCCGGGCGCGCCGCTGTTCGTCAAGAGTCGTGTCGTGGACAAGGACGGCCGTCCTGTCGCGGGGGCAGAGGTTGACGTCTGGCATGCGTCGCCCGTCGGTCTCTATGAAAACCAGGACCCTGATCAGGCCGACATGAACCTGCGCGGCAAGCTGACGACCGACGCGGATGGACGCTTCGCCTTCCGTTCGGTGATGATGGTCGGCTATCCCATTCCGACCGATGGCGTGGTCGGCCGTCTGTTGAAGGCGCAGAGCCGACACCCGTATCGACCGGCGCATCTGCACGCCCTGATCTTCAAGCCCGGATTCAAGGTGCTGATCTCGCAGGTTTATGATCCCAACGATCCCCATATTGACAGCGACGTGCAGTTCGGGGTGACACGGGCACTGATCGGCAATTTCGTGCGCCACGAGTCGCCGCATCCGACCGCGTCCGATGTTGCGGCACCCTGGTATTCACTCGACCACACCTATCGGCTCGAGCCCGGCGAGGCCGTATTGCCGCGTCCGCCGATCAAATAA
- the pcaF gene encoding 3-oxoadipyl-CoA thiolase: protein MRDVFICDAVRTPIGRFGGSLAKVRADDLAAAPIKALMAKHPNLDWAQVDEVFFGCANQAGEDNRNVARMALLLAGLPDSVPGQTLNRLCASGLDAVGAAGRAIRSGEIELAIAGGVESMTRAPFVMGKAQEAFSRSAEIFDTTIGWRFINPLLKAQYGVDAMPETGENVAEEFQVSRADQDAFAIRSQQRAGAAIAAGYFAEEITPITIPGGKAGPITVDKDEHPRPETTLEGLAKLKPIVRNPGTVTAGNASGVNDGAAAMILASEAAVKKHGLTPRARILGLASAGVPPRIMGIGPVPATRKLMERLGKKISDFDLIELNEAFASQGIACMRQLGVADDADFVNPHGGAIALGHPLGMSGARLALTAVHGMEKRGGKLALATMCVGVGQGVAVAIEKVN, encoded by the coding sequence ATGCGTGACGTCTTTATCTGCGATGCCGTGCGGACCCCGATCGGCCGCTTCGGCGGCTCGCTCGCCAAGGTGCGCGCCGACGATCTCGCCGCCGCGCCGATCAAGGCCCTGATGGCCAAGCACCCCAATCTCGATTGGGCGCAGGTGGACGAAGTGTTCTTCGGCTGCGCCAACCAGGCCGGCGAGGACAACCGCAATGTCGCACGCATGGCGCTCTTGCTCGCAGGGCTCCCGGATTCGGTTCCCGGCCAGACCCTGAACCGGCTCTGTGCCTCCGGGCTCGACGCGGTCGGTGCGGCCGGCCGTGCCATCCGCTCCGGCGAGATTGAGCTCGCGATCGCCGGCGGCGTCGAGTCGATGACCCGCGCTCCCTTCGTGATGGGCAAGGCGCAGGAAGCCTTCTCGCGCTCCGCCGAGATCTTCGACACCACCATCGGCTGGCGCTTCATCAATCCGCTGCTCAAGGCGCAGTACGGCGTCGATGCGATGCCCGAGACCGGTGAGAACGTCGCCGAGGAATTCCAGGTCTCGCGCGCCGATCAGGATGCTTTCGCAATCCGCTCGCAGCAGCGCGCGGGTGCGGCAATCGCGGCCGGCTATTTCGCCGAGGAGATCACGCCGATCACCATTCCCGGCGGCAAGGCCGGTCCCATCACCGTGGACAAGGACGAGCATCCGCGTCCCGAGACCACGCTGGAGGGCCTCGCCAAGCTGAAGCCGATCGTGCGCAATCCCGGCACGGTCACCGCCGGCAACGCCTCCGGCGTCAATGACGGCGCTGCGGCGATGATCCTGGCGTCGGAAGCCGCCGTGAAGAAGCATGGGCTGACGCCGCGCGCGCGCATTCTCGGCCTCGCCTCGGCGGGCGTGCCGCCGCGCATCATGGGCATCGGCCCGGTGCCGGCGACCCGCAAGCTGATGGAGCGGCTCGGCAAGAAGATCAGCGATTTCGACCTGATCGAGCTGAACGAAGCCTTCGCCTCGCAAGGCATCGCCTGCATGCGCCAGCTCGGCGTCGCCGATGATGCCGATTTCGTCAATCCGCATGGCGGAGCCATCGCGCTCGGCCATCCCCTCGGCATGAGCGGCGCCCGTCTCGCGCTCACCGCCGTGCATGGCATGGAAAAGCGCGGCGGCAAGCTCGCGCTGGCCACCATGTGCGTCGGCGTCGGCCAGGGCGTCGCGGTTGCGATCGAGAAGGTGAATTGA
- the mutS gene encoding DNA mismatch repair protein MutS — protein MTMQQPIQAPEPESTPAPPAEAAARVTPMMEQYLEIKAAHQGLLLFYRMGDFYELFFEDAEIASKTLGIVLTKRGKHQGADIPMCGVPVERSEDYLHRLISAGHRVAVCEQTEDPAAAKARGNKSVVRRGVVRLVTPGTLTEDTLLDARANNYLLAIARARASGGGDRFGLAWIDISTAEFTVMECSSGELAATLARINPNEAVVTDALYSDNELGQTLRELPAVTPLTRDVFDGATAEKRLCDYFAVATMDGLAQLTRLEATAAAAAVTYVDRTQVGKHPPLSPPAREASGATMAIDPATRANLELTRTLAGERRGSLLDAIDCTVTSAGSRLLAQRLAAPLTDAPAIARRLDAVGVFVADSAAREDMRSILRGAPDMSRALARLSVGRGGPRDLAGLRDGIIAADQALARLGELDQPPQEIAAVMAALQRPSRELAAEFASALDEQLPLIKRDGGFVRQGFEPALDEARNLRDASRLVVASMQARYADQTGVKGLKIRHNNVLGYFVEVTAQHGDKLMSPPLNATFIHRQTLAGQVRFTTSELGEIEAKIANAGDRALGLELEIFEKLAAKALEISEDLRAAAHGFALLDVATSLAKLAVDENYVRPEVDASLGFAIEAGRHPVVEQALKRNGEPFIANACDLSPAPAQKSGQLWLLTGPNMAGKSTFLRQNALIALMAQIGSFVPASRARIGIVDRLFSRVGAADDLARGRSTFMVEMVETAAILNQAGERALVILDEIGRGTATFDGLSIAWAAIEHLHESNRCRTLFATHYHELTALSAKLPRMFNATVRVKEWQGNVVFLHEVLPGSADRSYGIQVAKLAGLPPAVITRAKSVLAKLEAQDRGQTARALADDLPLFAVPSRAAAEAAPPSEAELLMEAVRALHPDEMSPREALDALYALKAKLPK, from the coding sequence ATGACAATGCAACAACCGATCCAAGCGCCCGAACCTGAATCCACGCCCGCACCGCCGGCGGAGGCCGCCGCGCGGGTCACGCCGATGATGGAACAGTACCTCGAGATCAAGGCGGCACATCAGGGCCTGCTGCTGTTTTACAGGATGGGTGACTTCTACGAGCTGTTCTTCGAGGACGCCGAGATCGCCTCGAAGACGCTCGGCATCGTCTTGACCAAGCGCGGCAAGCATCAGGGTGCGGATATCCCGATGTGCGGCGTGCCGGTCGAGCGCTCCGAGGATTACCTGCATCGTCTCATCAGCGCCGGTCACCGAGTCGCGGTGTGCGAGCAGACCGAGGATCCCGCCGCGGCGAAGGCGCGTGGCAACAAGAGCGTGGTCCGCCGCGGCGTGGTGCGGCTGGTCACGCCGGGCACGCTGACCGAGGACACGCTGCTCGACGCACGCGCCAACAATTATCTGCTGGCGATCGCGCGCGCCCGCGCCTCCGGCGGCGGCGACCGCTTTGGTCTCGCCTGGATCGACATCTCCACCGCCGAATTCACCGTGATGGAATGCTCCAGCGGCGAGCTCGCCGCAACGCTGGCGCGGATCAATCCGAACGAGGCTGTTGTCACCGACGCGCTCTATAGCGATAACGAGCTCGGGCAGACCTTGCGCGAGCTGCCGGCGGTGACGCCGCTGACCCGCGACGTGTTCGACGGCGCCACCGCCGAGAAGCGACTGTGCGATTATTTCGCGGTCGCGACCATGGACGGGCTGGCGCAGCTGACGCGGCTGGAAGCCACTGCCGCGGCTGCCGCCGTCACCTATGTCGACCGCACCCAGGTCGGCAAGCACCCGCCGCTGTCGCCGCCCGCGCGAGAAGCCTCCGGAGCGACCATGGCGATCGATCCGGCCACGCGCGCCAATCTCGAGCTGACGCGAACGCTCGCGGGCGAGCGCCGCGGCTCGCTGCTCGACGCCATCGACTGCACCGTGACCTCCGCCGGCTCGCGCCTGCTGGCGCAGCGACTGGCGGCGCCGCTGACGGATGCGCCGGCGATCGCGCGGCGGCTCGACGCCGTCGGCGTGTTCGTTGCCGATTCCGCTGCGCGCGAGGACATGCGCAGCATCCTGCGCGGCGCGCCCGACATGTCGCGGGCGCTGGCCCGGCTCTCGGTCGGCCGCGGCGGTCCACGTGACCTCGCAGGTTTGCGCGATGGCATCATCGCCGCCGACCAGGCACTGGCACGGCTTGGCGAACTGGACCAGCCGCCGCAGGAGATCGCCGCGGTGATGGCGGCCTTGCAGCGTCCGTCGCGCGAACTCGCAGCGGAATTTGCCAGTGCGCTCGACGAGCAATTGCCGCTGATCAAGCGCGACGGCGGCTTCGTTCGACAGGGCTTTGAGCCGGCGCTGGACGAAGCGCGCAACCTGCGCGACGCCTCGCGCCTGGTCGTAGCTTCGATGCAGGCCCGCTACGCGGACCAGACTGGCGTGAAGGGCCTCAAGATCCGGCACAACAACGTGCTCGGCTATTTCGTCGAGGTTACCGCACAGCACGGCGACAAGCTGATGTCGCCGCCGCTCAACGCGACCTTCATCCATCGCCAGACGCTGGCGGGGCAAGTGCGCTTCACGACCTCGGAGCTCGGCGAGATCGAGGCCAAGATCGCCAATGCCGGCGACCGCGCGCTCGGGCTCGAGCTCGAGATCTTCGAGAAGCTCGCCGCCAAGGCGCTCGAGATCAGTGAAGACTTGCGCGCCGCCGCGCACGGCTTTGCGCTGCTCGACGTCGCGACATCGCTCGCCAAGCTGGCGGTCGACGAGAACTATGTGCGGCCCGAGGTGGACGCCTCCCTCGGCTTTGCGATCGAGGCCGGTCGCCATCCGGTCGTGGAGCAGGCGCTCAAGCGCAATGGCGAGCCGTTCATCGCCAATGCCTGCGATCTCTCGCCTGCGCCCGCACAAAAATCCGGCCAGCTCTGGCTGCTGACCGGCCCCAACATGGCGGGCAAATCGACCTTCCTGCGCCAGAACGCGCTGATCGCGCTGATGGCGCAGATCGGCAGCTTTGTGCCGGCGAGCCGCGCGCGCATCGGCATCGTCGATCGCCTGTTCTCGCGCGTCGGCGCCGCCGACGATCTCGCCCGGGGACGCTCCACCTTCATGGTCGAAATGGTCGAGACCGCCGCGATCCTGAACCAGGCCGGCGAGCGCGCGCTCGTGATCCTCGACGAGATCGGCCGGGGCACCGCGACCTTCGACGGCCTCTCGATCGCCTGGGCCGCGATCGAGCATCTGCACGAGAGCAATCGCTGCCGCACGCTGTTCGCGACGCATTATCACGAGCTGACCGCGCTCTCCGCAAAACTGCCGCGGATGTTCAACGCCACCGTGCGCGTGAAGGAGTGGCAGGGCAATGTCGTGTTCCTGCACGAGGTGCTGCCGGGCTCGGCCGACCGCTCCTACGGCATTCAGGTGGCGAAGCTCGCCGGCCTGCCGCCGGCCGTGATCACACGCGCCAAATCGGTGCTGGCGAAACTGGAAGCGCAGGACCGCGGCCAGACCGCCCGCGCCCTTGCCGACGACCTGCCGCTGTTCGCCGTGCCCTCGCGCGCCGCCGCGGAAGCCGCGCCGCCGAGCGAAGCGGAGCTTTTGATGGAAGCCGTAAGGGCGCTGCACCCGGATGAGATGTCGCCGCGCGAGGCGCTCGATGCGCTCTATGCGCTGAAGGCCAAGCTGCCGAAGTAG
- a CDS encoding OsmC family protein: MDAAQLRQMQAPIKERYKTDPKTALITLKAKGSTDSEGIACKVETGRAIAMAGLHPATGGSGLELCSGDMLLEALVACAGVTLKSVATAIEVPLKTGNVYAEGDLDFRGTLGVDKETPVGFAEIRLRFEVDTDAPQDKLDLLLKLTERYCVVYQTIKSGPKVSVSMQRM, from the coding sequence ATGGATGCCGCCCAACTGCGCCAGATGCAGGCCCCGATCAAGGAACGCTACAAGACCGATCCCAAGACCGCGCTGATCACGTTGAAGGCCAAGGGCTCGACCGACAGCGAAGGCATCGCCTGCAAGGTCGAGACCGGCCGCGCCATCGCGATGGCCGGGCTGCATCCCGCCACCGGCGGCTCCGGCCTCGAGCTCTGCTCCGGCGACATGCTGCTGGAAGCGCTGGTCGCCTGTGCCGGCGTCACGCTGAAGTCGGTGGCGACCGCGATCGAGGTGCCGCTGAAGACCGGCAACGTCTATGCCGAGGGCGATCTCGATTTCCGCGGCACGCTCGGCGTCGATAAGGAGACCCCGGTCGGCTTCGCCGAGATACGCCTGCGCTTCGAGGTCGACACCGATGCGCCGCAGGACAAGCTCGATCTGCTGCTGAAGCTCACCGAGCGTTATTGCGTGGTCTACCAGACCATCAAGAGCGGCCCGAAGGTCTCGGTGTCGATGCAGCGGATGTGA
- a CDS encoding ABC transporter ATP-binding protein has product MLALDRVSKTYPNGVQALARFSAEIRQGEIIAIIGGSGCGKSTLLRAVAGLDRASSGTVTLDDEAIAAPHAKIGIIFQEPRLLPWLSVADNIGFGLADLPAAERREKVARALERVGLADKAQAWPRELSGGQAQRVAIARALVPQPEVLLLDEPFSALDAFTRRDLQDHLLDLWADTRPTLILVTHDVDEAVVLADRVLVMRPRPGRLFDQIEINLGRPRDRNSPLFENFKRSVLTSLDRSLDRNVPDRDATQGPGQAMWW; this is encoded by the coding sequence ATGCTGGCGCTCGACCGGGTCAGCAAGACCTATCCCAACGGTGTGCAGGCGCTGGCGCGCTTCTCCGCCGAGATCCGCCAAGGCGAGATCATTGCCATCATCGGTGGCTCCGGTTGCGGCAAATCAACATTGCTGCGTGCCGTTGCAGGCCTCGATCGCGCCAGTTCCGGCACGGTGACGCTCGACGATGAGGCGATCGCCGCGCCGCATGCCAAGATCGGCATCATCTTCCAGGAGCCGCGGCTGTTGCCCTGGCTCAGCGTCGCCGACAATATCGGTTTCGGCCTTGCCGATTTGCCCGCAGCCGAGCGGCGCGAGAAGGTGGCGCGCGCGCTCGAACGCGTCGGGCTCGCTGATAAGGCACAGGCCTGGCCGCGCGAGCTCTCCGGCGGACAGGCGCAGCGCGTCGCGATCGCGCGCGCGCTGGTGCCGCAGCCCGAGGTGCTGCTGCTCGACGAGCCGTTCTCCGCGCTCGACGCCTTCACCCGCAGGGATCTCCAGGATCACCTGCTCGACCTCTGGGCCGACACGCGTCCGACCTTGATCCTCGTCACACACGACGTCGACGAGGCCGTGGTGCTGGCCGATCGGGTGCTGGTGATGCGGCCGCGGCCGGGCCGGCTGTTTGACCAGATCGAGATCAATCTGGGCCGGCCGCGCGACCGCAATTCGCCGCTGTTCGAGAATTTCAAGCGAAGCGTGCTGACGTCACTCGACCGCTCGCTCGACCGCAACGTGCCCGACCGAGACGCAACCCAGGGTCCCGGCCAGGCCATGTGGTGGTGA
- a CDS encoding ABC transporter permease, whose translation MISDAPVLQHTSEPAESTAAPSRLSRYARPLLGVLLSLALALGWELVVWSGWSNGRLVPPPSRVFATITELARSGELVRHIAATLWRVGLGFAFGVVAGTLLGAVSGYWSLARRLLDPTVQALRAIPSLAWVPLFILWLGIFETSKIALIAVGVFFPVYLGVMGAILSVDRKIVEVGRTFRLSGPAMIRRILLPAVLPAYVVSLRVGLGLGWMFVVAAELIGASEGLGYLLLDGQQLGKPAQILAAIVIFAILGKLTDWLIEVAAAPFLRWQDAFGRAKGA comes from the coding sequence ATGATTTCCGACGCGCCAGTCCTGCAACATACCTCGGAACCAGCCGAAAGCACCGCCGCGCCCTCGCGGCTGTCGCGCTACGCGCGGCCGTTGCTGGGGGTGCTGCTGTCGCTCGCGCTGGCGCTTGGCTGGGAGCTGGTGGTCTGGTCCGGCTGGTCCAACGGCCGGCTGGTGCCGCCGCCCTCGCGCGTCTTTGCCACCATCACCGAGCTCGCCCGCTCCGGCGAGCTGGTACGCCACATCGCAGCGACGCTGTGGCGCGTCGGGCTCGGCTTCGCGTTCGGTGTCGTCGCGGGCACACTGCTCGGCGCCGTCTCCGGCTATTGGTCGCTGGCGCGGCGGCTGCTCGATCCGACCGTGCAGGCATTGCGCGCGATCCCTTCGCTGGCCTGGGTGCCGCTGTTCATCCTCTGGCTCGGTATTTTTGAGACGTCAAAGATTGCGCTGATCGCGGTCGGCGTGTTCTTTCCGGTCTATCTCGGCGTGATGGGTGCGATCCTCTCGGTCGATCGCAAGATCGTCGAGGTCGGCCGCACCTTCCGTCTCTCCGGCCCGGCGATGATCCGCCGCATCCTGTTGCCCGCGGTGCTGCCGGCCTATGTCGTGTCCCTGCGCGTCGGACTTGGTCTCGGCTGGATGTTCGTGGTCGCGGCGGAGCTGATCGGGGCCTCCGAGGGCCTCGGCTATCTCCTGCTCGACGGCCAGCAGCTCGGCAAGCCCGCGCAGATCCTCGCCGCCATCGTGATCTTCGCCATCCTCGGCAAGCTCACGGACTGGCTGATCGAGGTCGCGGCTGCACCATTCCTGCGCTGGCAGGACGCCTTTGGGCGCGCAAAGGGAGCCTAA